One stretch of Pradoshia sp. D12 DNA includes these proteins:
- the dxs gene encoding 1-deoxy-D-xylulose-5-phosphate synthase, whose translation MDMLSIKDPSFLKKMSNAELESLAQDIRDFLIKQLSVTGGHIGPNLGVVELTLALHKEFNSPKDKFLWDVGHQSYVHKILTGRACQFETLRQYKGLCGFPKMNESEHDVWETGHSSTSLSAAMGMAIARDLKKEKSFIIPIIGDGALTGGMALEALNHIGHEKKDMIVILNDNEMSIAPNVGALHSILGRMRTGGKYNYVKDELEQLLKKIPAVGGKLANTAERIKDSLKYLVVSGMFFEELGFTYLGPVDGHDFEDLSENLKYAKKTKGPVLLHVITKKGKGYKPAETDAIGTWHGTGPYKIETGDIIKELNAPPAWSALVSETVRRLAREDERIVAITPAMPVGSKLLGFASEFPDRMFDVGIAEQHATTVAAGLATQGMKPFLAIYSTFLQRAYDQVLHDICRQKLNVFIGIDRAGLVGADGETHQGVFDISFLRPMPNMVIMMPKDENEGQHMVNTAIQYNDGPIAMRFPRGNGMGVPMDEELKTIPIGTWEVLREGNDAVILTFGTTIPMAMEAADRLQKDNIHVKVVNARFIKPLDHEMLSELMSANLPILTIEEAVLQGGFGSAVLEFAEENGFQKAYIERIGIPDEFVEHGSVGKLLHDINLTAEQVVEKLSKMTYKVTKKAY comes from the coding sequence ATGGATATGCTATCCATAAAAGACCCATCTTTTCTTAAAAAGATGTCCAATGCGGAATTGGAGTCTTTGGCACAGGATATTAGGGATTTTTTAATTAAACAACTATCTGTTACCGGCGGGCATATTGGACCAAACTTGGGTGTAGTAGAGTTAACGCTCGCCTTACATAAGGAGTTTAATAGCCCAAAGGATAAATTTTTGTGGGATGTCGGCCATCAGTCTTATGTTCATAAAATATTGACAGGGCGGGCATGTCAGTTTGAAACTCTCCGTCAATACAAAGGGCTGTGTGGATTTCCAAAGATGAATGAAAGTGAGCATGATGTTTGGGAGACAGGTCATAGCTCAACTTCTTTGTCAGCTGCAATGGGTATGGCGATTGCTCGTGACTTGAAAAAAGAAAAAAGCTTTATCATTCCTATTATTGGTGATGGTGCTTTAACAGGTGGTATGGCCCTTGAAGCATTAAACCATATAGGACATGAAAAAAAAGATATGATTGTTATCTTAAATGATAACGAGATGTCCATTGCTCCAAACGTAGGTGCCCTGCATTCTATTCTCGGAAGAATGCGGACAGGAGGCAAATATAACTATGTTAAAGATGAGCTGGAACAACTGCTTAAAAAAATACCGGCTGTGGGTGGCAAGCTTGCTAATACAGCTGAACGTATAAAAGACAGTTTGAAGTATCTGGTTGTTTCCGGAATGTTTTTTGAGGAACTGGGCTTTACTTATTTAGGTCCGGTTGATGGACACGACTTTGAAGATTTGTCTGAAAACCTTAAATATGCTAAAAAAACAAAAGGTCCTGTTCTTTTGCATGTGATTACGAAAAAAGGAAAAGGTTATAAACCTGCGGAAACAGATGCAATTGGTACGTGGCATGGTACGGGGCCATATAAAATCGAGACAGGCGATATAATCAAGGAATTGAATGCACCTCCGGCATGGAGTGCACTAGTCAGCGAGACTGTCAGAAGATTGGCGAGAGAAGACGAGCGGATTGTAGCGATTACTCCGGCAATGCCGGTAGGTTCGAAGCTGCTCGGATTTGCTTCTGAATTCCCTGATCGAATGTTTGATGTCGGAATCGCGGAACAGCATGCGACTACTGTTGCTGCAGGACTTGCCACGCAGGGAATGAAGCCATTCCTAGCGATTTATTCTACATTCTTGCAACGTGCTTATGACCAGGTTCTTCATGATATATGCCGACAAAAATTAAATGTCTTCATTGGGATTGATCGAGCAGGACTTGTTGGAGCAGATGGAGAAACCCATCAGGGTGTATTTGATATTTCCTTCCTGCGCCCTATGCCTAATATGGTCATTATGATGCCTAAAGATGAAAATGAAGGACAGCATATGGTGAATACAGCTATTCAATATAATGATGGTCCGATTGCCATGCGATTCCCGAGAGGAAATGGTATGGGTGTTCCGATGGATGAAGAGCTAAAAACAATCCCGATTGGTACTTGGGAGGTCCTGCGTGAAGGAAATGATGCTGTCATATTAACATTCGGCACAACCATTCCAATGGCGATGGAAGCAGCTGATAGACTCCAGAAGGATAATATTCATGTGAAGGTAGTAAACGCTCGTTTTATAAAACCATTGGATCATGAAATGCTTTCAGAATTAATGTCTGCCAATTTGCCAATCCTAACAATAGAAGAAGCTGTTCTTCAGGGAGGTTTCGGAAGCGCAGTACTTGAATTTGCAGAGGAAAATGGATTCCAAAAAGCCTATATCGAAAGAATTGGAATACCGGATGAATTTGTAGAACATGGCAGCGTTGGTAAATTGCTTCATGATATCAACCTAACTGCTGAACAAGTGGTAGAAAAATTATCTAAGATGACCTATAAAGTGACGAAAAAGGCGTATTAA
- the ahrC gene encoding transcriptional regulator AhrC/ArgR: MNKGQRHIKIREIITNNNIETQDDLVDILRAEGVNVTQATVSRDIKELHLAKVPMQDGRYKYSLPADQRFNPFQKLKRALVDAFVRIDSANNLLVMKTLPGNAQAIGVLMDNLDWEEILGTICGDDTCLIICRDEKDAEIISKRFLDML; encoded by the coding sequence ATGAATAAAGGTCAAAGACATATAAAAATACGTGAAATCATTACAAATAATAATATTGAAACACAAGATGATTTAGTGGATATTTTAAGAGCGGAAGGGGTAAATGTTACGCAAGCGACTGTATCAAGAGACATAAAAGAACTGCATCTTGCAAAAGTACCAATGCAGGATGGACGCTATAAATACAGCCTGCCAGCAGATCAGCGCTTTAACCCTTTTCAAAAACTTAAACGGGCATTGGTAGATGCGTTCGTGCGAATTGATTCAGCCAACAATCTATTGGTCATGAAAACATTACCAGGTAATGCTCAGGCAATTGGTGTGTTAATGGACAATTTGGATTGGGAAGAGATTCTCGGAACGATTTGCGGAGATGATACATGTTTAATTATTTGCAGAGATGAAAAAGATGCTGAAATCATATCAAAACGTTTTCTTGATATGCTTTAA
- a CDS encoding polyprenyl synthetase family protein has protein sequence MEEFASFLNSNKHQIESRMEEIVSNLNTPSTLQKAMGYSLEAGGKRLRPLLVLAVLHAFGKEGEIGLDTACAIEMIHTYSLIHDDLPCMDNDDLRRGKPTNHKVFGEGMAVLAGDALLTLAFEVVANQSKYEINPSVKLELVLELARAAGAEGMVGGQVADIEAEENGVDLQGLEYIHENKTGKLLGYSIMAGAILAGASLEQKEKLREFSRHLGLAFQIRDDILDVEGSESVIGKPVGSDVTNHKSTYPSLLTMDKAKIMLDQHIHSARILLSEIDFNETLLLKFVELVANRDH, from the coding sequence ATGGAAGAGTTTGCTTCCTTCTTAAATAGTAATAAACATCAAATTGAGTCAAGGATGGAAGAAATCGTCTCTAATTTAAATACCCCGTCAACTCTCCAAAAGGCAATGGGTTATTCTTTGGAAGCCGGCGGAAAAAGACTAAGGCCTTTATTAGTGCTGGCTGTTTTACATGCCTTTGGCAAAGAGGGAGAGATTGGCCTTGATACAGCATGTGCTATTGAAATGATACATACGTATTCATTGATTCACGACGATCTCCCGTGTATGGATAATGATGACCTAAGAAGAGGCAAGCCAACGAACCATAAGGTATTTGGAGAGGGAATGGCAGTCCTGGCGGGCGATGCACTCCTTACATTAGCATTTGAAGTCGTTGCTAATCAGTCTAAATATGAAATAAACCCGTCAGTCAAACTTGAATTAGTTCTTGAATTGGCGAGAGCAGCCGGAGCTGAGGGCATGGTTGGGGGTCAAGTGGCCGATATAGAAGCAGAGGAAAATGGTGTTGATTTACAGGGTCTTGAGTATATCCATGAAAATAAGACTGGTAAACTACTTGGGTACAGCATTATGGCCGGAGCCATACTTGCGGGAGCAAGCTTGGAACAGAAGGAGAAGCTAAGGGAGTTTTCCCGCCATCTTGGCCTTGCTTTCCAAATCCGCGATGATATTCTTGATGTTGAGGGTTCCGAAAGTGTAATAGGTAAACCTGTAGGAAGCGATGTTACTAATCATAAAAGTACATATCCATCCCTTTTAACAATGGATAAAGCTAAAATAATGCTGGATCAGCATATTCATTCAGCAAGAATATTACTTTCCGAAATTGATTTTAATGAGACCTTATTACTGAAGTTTGTTGAATTGGTAGCAAACCGTGACCATTGA
- the xseB gene encoding exodeoxyribonuclease VII small subunit yields MSKKEEVAITFEEAMSKLEGIVARLEDGEVPLEESINLYKEGMELSKWCHDKLKTAEEQLTLIMKEDAFKPFSIDEEE; encoded by the coding sequence ATGAGTAAAAAGGAAGAGGTTGCTATCACATTTGAAGAGGCAATGTCTAAGCTTGAAGGAATCGTGGCGCGACTCGAGGATGGAGAAGTACCATTGGAAGAGTCGATTAATCTTTACAAAGAAGGAATGGAGTTATCCAAATGGTGTCATGATAAGCTTAAAACAGCTGAAGAGCAATTAACGTTAATTATGAAAGAAGATGCGTTTAAGCCATTTTCCATTGATGAGGAGGAGTAA
- a CDS encoding TlyA family RNA methyltransferase has product MKKERVDVLLVERGLAETREKAKRAVMAGIVYSNDLRMDKAGEKIATDAPLSIKGQVMPYVSRGGYKLEKAMETFTISVKDKLMIDIGSSTGGFTDCALQNGAKKSYAVDVGYNQLAWKLRQDPRVVVMERTNFRHSVPEDFTEGLPEFATIDVSFISLKLILPALKRILVPGSDVVSLVKPQFEAGREQVGKKGIIRDKKVHLQVVEQIRDFAIQEGYILKEATFSPITGGDGNIEFLFHLYWPGEGSDCTQDVVVNLEQVVEAAHEALKTNKGEDK; this is encoded by the coding sequence ATGAAAAAAGAACGTGTAGATGTATTATTGGTTGAACGAGGATTAGCGGAAACAAGAGAAAAGGCAAAAAGAGCAGTGATGGCTGGTATTGTTTATTCAAATGACCTGCGAATGGACAAGGCTGGTGAAAAAATAGCTACCGATGCACCGCTATCCATAAAAGGGCAAGTAATGCCTTATGTATCAAGAGGCGGCTACAAGCTGGAAAAAGCTATGGAGACATTTACTATTTCCGTTAAGGATAAGTTAATGATTGATATTGGGTCATCGACAGGAGGGTTCACAGACTGTGCCCTGCAGAACGGTGCAAAAAAATCATATGCAGTTGATGTCGGTTATAACCAACTGGCCTGGAAGCTGAGACAGGATCCGCGGGTAGTCGTAATGGAAAGAACGAACTTCCGTCATTCAGTACCTGAGGATTTCACTGAAGGGCTGCCAGAATTTGCTACAATTGATGTTTCTTTTATATCATTAAAGCTTATCTTACCGGCTTTAAAACGAATTCTTGTACCTGGAAGCGATGTTGTAAGTCTTGTAAAACCGCAATTTGAAGCTGGTCGTGAGCAGGTTGGAAAAAAAGGAATCATTCGTGATAAAAAAGTACATCTTCAAGTTGTGGAGCAAATTCGAGACTTTGCTATCCAGGAAGGCTATATACTAAAAGAAGCTACTTTTAGCCCCATTACAGGCGGGGATGGAAATATTGAATTTTTATTCCATTTATACTGGCCAGGGGAAGGTTCCGATTGTACACAAGATGTAGTCGTGAATCTTGAGCAGGTAGTTGAAGCGGCACACGAAGCGTTAAAAACGAATAAAGGTGAAGATAAGTGA
- the xseA gene encoding exodeoxyribonuclease VII large subunit, translating to MEKNQYLTVAALTKYIKRKFDADPHLADIYVKGEISNFKKHSSGHMYLTLKDDKSRINAVMFAKSAQSLAFTPENGMKVLLRGEIRVYEPTGGYQMYIKEMMPDGIGELFIAFEQLKKKLEQEGLFQRMYKKPIPLFPAKIGVITSPTGAAIRDIITTLKRRYPIGEILIFPALVQGKQAAPSIVKAIEQANEYPIDVLIVGRGGGSIEELWAFNEEIVARAIYASKIPIISAVGHETDTTISDFVADLRAPTPTGAAEMAAPRVSDIAERITIMETKLIRYSNQRIETEKNRLSAIHKSYAFKYPHLLYQQKLEQLDRVAERISRNSKLYFERKQDQLLALTKAVERNIPLNSISRKIREIEQIESRMTRAAVHTVKSKQRDYLNTVTLLEAVSPLKIMEKGFGLVYKDEDNLIKSTESVKIGDQITVVVQDGEIDCTVNDIRESD from the coding sequence ATGGAGAAAAATCAATATTTAACTGTGGCCGCCTTAACCAAGTATATTAAACGAAAATTTGATGCAGATCCTCATCTTGCGGATATTTATGTAAAGGGAGAAATATCAAATTTCAAAAAGCATTCCAGCGGTCATATGTACTTGACATTAAAGGATGATAAATCAAGAATTAATGCGGTGATGTTTGCTAAATCTGCACAATCGCTCGCGTTTACTCCTGAAAACGGGATGAAGGTTCTGTTGCGAGGAGAAATACGTGTTTATGAACCTACCGGCGGATATCAAATGTACATAAAAGAAATGATGCCTGATGGGATTGGAGAGCTCTTTATTGCATTTGAGCAGTTGAAGAAAAAGCTCGAGCAAGAAGGACTCTTTCAAAGGATGTATAAAAAGCCAATCCCCCTGTTTCCGGCTAAAATTGGAGTGATTACGTCTCCAACTGGAGCTGCGATTCGCGATATTATTACGACCTTAAAAAGGCGTTATCCAATTGGGGAAATTTTGATCTTTCCGGCTTTAGTTCAAGGGAAACAGGCAGCACCCTCTATCGTAAAAGCGATTGAACAAGCAAATGAGTATCCGATTGATGTCTTAATTGTCGGTCGGGGCGGTGGATCTATTGAAGAATTATGGGCATTTAATGAAGAAATAGTCGCAAGAGCTATCTATGCTTCTAAAATACCGATTATTTCAGCTGTTGGCCATGAAACAGATACAACGATCAGTGATTTTGTAGCTGATTTAAGAGCTCCTACTCCTACTGGGGCAGCAGAAATGGCAGCGCCAAGGGTAAGTGATATTGCAGAACGGATTACTATAATGGAAACGAAGCTGATTCGTTACTCTAATCAGCGGATTGAAACAGAGAAAAATCGCTTGTCTGCTATTCATAAATCATATGCTTTCAAATATCCCCACCTGTTATATCAACAAAAATTAGAGCAGCTGGATAGAGTGGCGGAGCGTATTTCACGGAACAGCAAGCTTTATTTCGAACGTAAACAAGACCAATTGTTGGCACTCACGAAAGCGGTGGAGCGTAATATTCCATTGAATTCGATATCGAGAAAAATACGTGAAATTGAACAAATAGAGTCTCGCATGACCCGTGCGGCTGTCCATACAGTTAAAAGTAAACAGCGGGATTATTTGAATACGGTAACGCTTCTTGAGGCAGTCAGCCCTCTTAAGATTATGGAAAAGGGGTTTGGACTGGTTTATAAAGATGAAGATAACTTGATAAAATCAACTGAGTCTGTAAAAATAGGCGATCAAATAACAGTTGTTGTACAAGACGGTGAAATCGACTGTACGGTTAATGATATTAGGGAGAGTGATTGA